The Lycium ferocissimum isolate CSIRO_LF1 chromosome 10, AGI_CSIRO_Lferr_CH_V1, whole genome shotgun sequence genome window below encodes:
- the LOC132033568 gene encoding uncharacterized protein LOC132033568 — MAPVTRKAEKPTDGENEGDDEVDKDEETREESEKANEKVVEGDEENDEGDGEEGYEGDERSEEDEETEKGNEEEEESPDHMSTTLAELRKKRKHNVNANILESSSIAINPNRPSIDEVVKSFSIEKYGMRIPLNENNDLSGDIVVKSSMGKGFDKFRGILRQQGLENFFRASCFGLYLDLPQETGARFQMIMASGLLRRRIISDRKDEVWIN, encoded by the exons ATGGCTCCAGTTACAAGAAAAGCAGAGAAACCAACTGATGGAGAAA aTGAAGGAGATGATGAAGTAGACAAAGATGAAGAAACTagagaagaaagtgaaaaagcTAATGAAAAAGTTGttgaaggagatgaagaaaatgatgaaggagATGGAGAAGAAGGATATGAAGGAGATGAacgaagtgaagaagatgaagaaactgAAAAgggtaatgaagaagaagaagaatctcCAGATCACATGTCGACGACCTTGGCCGAgttaagaaaaaagagaaaacataaTGTGAATGCCAATATTCTTGAGTCTTCTAGTATTGCCATAAATCCCAATAGACCTTCCATTGATGAGGTCGTCAAGAGTTTCAGCATTGAAAAGTACGGCATGAGGATTCCactgaatgaaaataatgatttgtcCGGTGATATTGTGGTCAAATCAAGCATGGGCAAGGGCTTTGACAAATTTAGGGGCATTCTTCGACAGCAGGGGTTGGAGAATTTCTTTAGGGCTAGCTGCTTTGGGCTCTATTTAGATTTGCCTCAAGAGACCGGCGCACGGTTTCAAATGATAATGGCGTCTGGGCTTTTGAGGCGTAGGATTATTTCTGATAGAAAGGATGAGGTTTGGATTAATTAA